From the genome of Lotus japonicus ecotype B-129 chromosome 6, LjGifu_v1.2, one region includes:
- the LOC130725288 gene encoding small ubiquitin-related modifier 1: MSSGGGVTNNEEDKKPTDQGGAHINLKVKGQDGNEVFFRIKRSTQLKKLMNAYCDRQSVDFNSIAFLFDGRRLRAEQTPDELEMEDGDEIDAMLHQTGGAVV, encoded by the exons ATGTCATCCGGCGGCGGCGTTACCAACAACGAGGAAGACAAGAAGCCCACCGATCAGGGCGGCGCACACATCAATCTCAAGGTCAAGGGCCAG GATGGGAATGAAGTTTTCTTCAGGATCAAGAGAAGCACGCAACTGAAAAAGCTAATGAACGCATACTGTGACCGGCAGTCTGTGGATTTTAACTCAATAGCTTTTCTGTTTGATGGGCGTCGCCTTCGAGCAGAGCAGACTCCAGATGAG CTTGAAATGGAGGATGGGGATGAGATAGATGCGATGCTTCATCAGACAGGTGGTGCTGTTGTCTGA
- the LOC130726489 gene encoding uncharacterized protein LOC130726489 has translation MAGPKFLTLLHASSRSSLVKPSRPFFYNPIKNYGQENKGKNGRLMEERAPSTAEEFLRVAEEKAKESQQGVASQTVEKAVDGAEEAILGDSKVESAKNRNKEHEPGSDYHKKVD, from the exons ATGGCTGGTCCCAAATTCCTAACCCTTCTTCATGCCTCCTCAAGATCTTCCTTGGTCAAGCCCTCTAGGCCATTTTTTTACAACCCTATCAAG AATTACGGGCAAGAAAACAAGGGGAAAAATGGGCGTTTGATGGAAGAGAGGGCACCTTCCACTGCTGAAGAATTCCTGAGAGTTGCAGAGGAGAAGGCCAAGGAAAGCCAACAAGGGGTGGCAAGTCAGACTGTGGAAAAGGCTGTTGATGGAGCTGAAGAGGCTATTTTGGGTGACTCAAAGGTTGAATCAGCTAAGAACAGGAACAAAGAGCATGAACCTGGCTCTGATTACCACAAAAAGGTTGATTAG